Within Thermodesulfobacteriota bacterium, the genomic segment ATCGCAGGCGGTCCCGGGGGTCATGCCCCGGTGGATGGCCTCGATGCCCCCGCCCCCGCCCAGACCGAAGGTGCGCCGGTGGGACGGGCCGCTGCCCCGGGTGCGGAAGTCGGCGTGGCAGTCGGTGCAGAACCGGCTCTCGTGGCAGCTCGCGCACAGCCAGGGGTCGGTGCGGGCCGCAATGGGGTGGGTGACGTGGAAGTCGGACCGGTGCACGTTGTTCATGGCGTTGCCGAAGCTTCCCTGCTCGTCGGCGAATCCCGACTTGTGGCACTCGGTGCAGAAACTCTGCTGGTGGCACGCCGCGCAGTCGTAGGTTTGGCCCCTGGCCTCTCGGCTGTGCTGGAAGGTCCAGAGGGGACCGTGGGTGGCCGTGCCCGGGATCCGCACCGCGCTCACGAAGTCCCGGTCGTGGCACTCCAGGCACCTCTCGGCTGGGGGCACGACGGTGCGGTCCTCGGGGGCGTGGCAGATGGTGCACGCCTCGCCCTGCGTGTAGGCCAGGTGCGCGTCGTGGCGGAAGTCGTCCACGGCCTGGGCCGTTCCGGCCGCGAGGAGCGCGCCGGCCGCCAGCAGGATTGCGAATCGCTTCATCGGACAGGCTCCTTTTCTAGAAGAGGACGTTGAGGCGGACGCGGCCCCGGTTGTAGTGGTCCCAGAGGTCGCTCTCGACCCGCTCCACCTTGGCCTGCACGTTGACTCTTCGGCTCAGGTACGCCGTGACGTCGGCCCAGTAGCGCTTGGCCGTGGTGTCGTCCTGGTCGTCGAGGTCCCGCTCGAACACGTCCACGTGCAGCCCCACCCCGCCCTCGAGGGTTCGGTGAAAGAGGTACGCCGCCCGCGCCTTGAAGCCCCGCAGGTCCTGGCCGTCCTCGTCGTCGCGCCAGACGCCGGTCAGGTATCCCGAAAACCGCCCGGTCCGAAGTTTCTCGATCCCGGCCTCGTAGACGTTGGCGTCGGCGTAGTCCTCGTAGAGCTCGCGCGTGTAGAGCGCGAAGGTCCGAAGCCCGCGGGCGATGTTGTAGCCGAGCTCGCCCTGCACGTGCTCGTACTCCGAGACCGCGAAGACCGAATAGATGGACGTGGAGTCGAACACCGGCAGGGAGTAGAGGTACTCCGCCCGCAGATACCAGGCGGGGCTGCGGTGGTACTTGGCCCCCGCCAGGAAGTAGGAGACCGCGTTGGAGAGATAGTTGAACTGGGCCTCCGCGAACACGCTCAGCATGTCGCGAAACACGTAGCTCGCGTCCGCCCCGATGAGCTCGCGCGCCAGGGCGCTGCCGTCCCACTTCTGCAGGTACGAGACCCTCAGGTCCAGGGTCTCCAGGAAGCGGCCCGACACCTCGGCACCCCAGATCACGTCCTTGTGGGGACGGTACGACTCGTACTCGGTGACGTCGCCGCCCCCGAAGAGCCGAAGCCCCAGGGGCCCCAGGTTGCGGTACCTGAGGTCGAGGCCGTCGAGCACCGACGCCCCCGCGGTGGTAGACACGAATTGGCGGCCCAGTCGGAAATCCAGGTTGGTCAGGAGGTCGGCCTTCTCCAGGTACGCATA encodes:
- a CDS encoding cytochrome C, whose amino-acid sequence is MKRFAILLAAGALLAAGTAQAVDDFRHDAHLAYTQGEACTICHAPEDRTVVPPAERCLECHDRDFVSAVRIPGTATHGPLWTFQHSREARGQTYDCAACHQQSFCTECHKSGFADEQGSFGNAMNNVHRSDFHVTHPIAARTDPWLCASCHESRFCTDCHADFRTRGSGPSHRRTFGLGGGGGIEAIHRGMTPGTACDVCHLQDSVAPSFHEWQAGHAREARKNLVTCQACHPGGDTCLKCHSAKGGAGGFSPHGKGWGDRAGRLDRASDGRTCRKCH